In Candidatus Omnitrophota bacterium, a genomic segment contains:
- a CDS encoding radical SAM protein, producing the protein MYRRIRKLLFNYIPAMLKASALRKAPFLYKAFEIKPSSANIMLTNRCNLRCMMCKQWKGPFERELSAEDWKRVISDLKKNGIRSLHFTGGEPLLRNDLRELIAYGTENGFAVGMTTNGMLLDAGSLKGLVDSGLRSVAVSIDALDSEYEKVRGMAGSFAKVKKAVSAIGNAVRTRGMDAYINFTLMKGNMKELQRVKEFADGYNIPVHVCLLDRSSSIFDIEENKNDFWIKTDDDFKELKELTAFLKDEMTSNPRSLILNFPGVEYIERYFKDPRQASVPCVVSQDRIYIDPYGNLLSGCLSMGTFGNVAARSFGELQKDGEYVCAKKKMFYKICPGCSCGYMYNIRSFPGLLIADVFARAGYRSSSAKTRK; encoded by the coding sequence ATGTATAGACGGATACGAAAACTATTATTTAATTACATCCCCGCGATGCTGAAGGCGTCGGCCCTGCGAAAAGCGCCGTTCTTATATAAGGCCTTTGAGATAAAGCCGAGCTCCGCGAACATCATGCTTACGAACAGGTGCAACCTCAGGTGCATGATGTGCAAGCAGTGGAAGGGGCCGTTTGAGAGGGAACTGTCGGCCGAAGACTGGAAACGGGTGATATCGGACCTTAAAAAGAACGGTATCCGAAGCCTCCATTTTACCGGAGGGGAGCCGTTATTGCGCAATGATCTCCGGGAGCTTATCGCATACGGTACTGAGAACGGTTTTGCCGTGGGCATGACGACTAACGGCATGCTATTGGACGCCGGTTCTCTTAAGGGGCTTGTCGATTCAGGCCTAAGGTCCGTCGCCGTTTCTATCGACGCCCTGGACTCGGAGTATGAAAAGGTGCGCGGTATGGCCGGTTCGTTCGCGAAAGTAAAGAAAGCCGTTTCCGCGATAGGGAACGCGGTCAGGACAAGAGGCATGGACGCCTACATCAATTTTACCCTGATGAAAGGCAACATGAAAGAGTTACAGCGCGTCAAGGAGTTCGCGGACGGGTATAATATCCCCGTCCACGTCTGCCTTCTCGACAGGAGCTCCTCTATCTTCGATATCGAGGAGAATAAAAATGATTTCTGGATAAAGACCGACGATGATTTTAAGGAGCTGAAAGAGCTTACCGCCTTCCTGAAGGACGAGATGACGTCAAATCCGCGCAGCCTCATACTCAATTTTCCCGGAGTGGAATATATCGAAAGATATTTCAAGGATCCGCGGCAGGCCTCCGTACCTTGCGTTGTTTCCCAGGATAGGATATATATAGATCCTTACGGCAATCTTTTGAGCGGCTGCCTTTCAATGGGGACGTTCGGTAATGTCGCGGCGAGATCTTTTGGCGAGCTTCAGAAGGATGGAGAGTACGTTTGCGCGAAAAAGAAGATGTTTTACAAAATCTGCCCCGGGTGCTCCTGCGGTTATATGTACAATATACGCAGCTTTCCCGGGCTTTTAATAGCCGACGTTTTTGCCAGGGCGGGATACCGTTCCTCCTCCGCCAAAACCCGCAAGTAA
- a CDS encoding polysaccharide deacetylase family protein, which translates to MITLIKDALSLLLYIITLPFSRRKCAVLVYHSVERIDASYDPNKISVDPELFEKQMADLSKYRDRFVVSFDDGYENVYLNAFPILKKYGIRSILFLTTGHIDGKVSFDRFFSGRKAPKALTWGQVKEMSAAGIELGSHSATHRVMSGLDEGEAYNEALSSGKRIAEATGCNPLSFSYPFGNAGSFNGTTEDALKRAGYKRAYSNIMGMANGGGDNFEIRRIRIYPTDTIFRFRMKVAGAYNWVDLLAGFGGGGTVSRPGKNVGY; encoded by the coding sequence ATGATCACCCTTATAAAAGACGCCTTAAGCCTTCTACTGTATATAATAACGCTGCCGTTTAGCAGGCGCAAATGCGCCGTCCTCGTATACCATTCCGTAGAACGCATAGACGCAAGTTACGATCCCAATAAGATCAGCGTGGACCCCGAACTTTTCGAAAAGCAGATGGCGGACCTGTCCAAATACCGTGATAGGTTCGTCGTTTCTTTTGACGACGGCTATGAGAATGTATACCTGAACGCCTTTCCCATCCTTAAAAAATACGGCATAAGGTCTATATTATTTCTGACGACGGGACACATCGACGGGAAGGTCTCTTTCGACCGGTTTTTCAGCGGGCGGAAGGCGCCTAAAGCGCTCACCTGGGGACAGGTGAAGGAGATGTCCGCCGCGGGAATAGAATTGGGAAGCCACTCGGCGACTCACCGGGTAATGTCCGGGCTCGATGAAGGCGAGGCCTACAATGAGGCGCTCTCTTCCGGGAAAAGGATAGCCGAGGCAACCGGCTGCAACCCGCTCTCGTTCTCCTACCCTTTCGGCAACGCAGGATCTTTTAATGGAACGACGGAAGACGCTCTTAAAAGGGCGGGTTACAAGAGGGCTTACAGCAACATCATGGGAATGGCAAACGGCGGAGGCGACAATTTTGAGATAAGGCGGATCAGGATATACCCCACAGACACGATCTTCAGGTTCAGGATGAAGGTTGCCGGCGCTTATAACTGGGTGGATTTACTTGCGGGTTTTGGCGGAGGAGGAACGGTATCCCGCCCTGGCAAAAACGTCGGCTATTAA
- a CDS encoding methyltransferase domain-containing protein, translating into MAQAEKKGYFETEAANYNRAYDKVSDLRSFIFDERKRIVMDMFRLKGGKVLDVGCGPAVYTDILSKAGYEIYGVDPSENMIGIAKTKGFENASFFVGTAEDLKFQDGFFDGVICVGVLEYLPDINRAIKEAARVSKHGAIAIFTVPNGTSLLNKLDGVTRGILRSVRRIFKAGFLENAITYGYDTRYISRREIYGSLRKNGFEIEKSRFHIFRLSFLNKLFPKTSLAITKRMNFVSSPFIGIDHIIKARKR; encoded by the coding sequence ATGGCACAAGCGGAAAAAAAAGGGTATTTCGAGACTGAAGCGGCAAACTATAACAGGGCCTATGACAAGGTCTCTGACCTGAGATCCTTCATATTCGATGAGCGTAAAAGGATAGTAATGGATATGTTCCGCCTTAAGGGCGGAAAGGTCCTTGATGTGGGGTGCGGCCCCGCCGTGTATACCGATATTCTCTCTAAAGCGGGCTATGAGATCTACGGGGTAGATCCCTCCGAAAATATGATAGGCATAGCAAAAACGAAGGGGTTCGAAAACGCATCCTTTTTCGTGGGAACGGCCGAAGACTTGAAATTCCAGGATGGTTTCTTTGACGGAGTCATATGCGTAGGCGTATTGGAATATCTTCCCGATATCAATAGAGCGATCAAGGAGGCCGCCAGGGTATCTAAACACGGGGCCATCGCCATATTCACCGTACCTAACGGCACCAGCCTGTTGAACAAGCTGGACGGCGTCACGCGCGGCATATTAAGGTCTGTTCGCCGGATATTTAAGGCGGGTTTCCTGGAAAATGCCATAACATACGGGTACGACACCCGATATATTTCCCGACGGGAAATATACGGCTCGCTCAGGAAAAACGGTTTCGAGATCGAGAAATCGCGTTTCCATATATTCAGGCTTTCGTTCCTGAACAAGCTCTTCCCGAAGACCTCTCTCGCGATCACGAAGAGAATGAATTTCGTATCCAGCCCATTCATAGGCATAGACCACATCATCAAAGCAAGAAAAAGATGA